GAGGCGCCGGTGCCGGGCAACGGTTACCGGGTGAAGGTGGAGGACGCGGCGGATGCCCTGGTGGCGCAGACCTCGCCCTCCTTCGTGGTGCTTGCCGCCTTCGCGCTGCTCGTCGAGAGCGGGTTCGGCCTGCTGATGGCCGAGGCCGGCACGCGTCTCGTCATGTAGGGCCGGCCGGGCGCGCCTCCGCGGAAGCGCGAGGCCGCCCCCTCGCCCCCCCTCCCGCCCCGAACCTGACGCCGTCCCCTTTCGGAGCCGCCAGCCCATGCCCGACAGCAAGATCAGCGACCTTCCCGCCGCCACCTCCTTCGCCGACACCGACATCACCCCCGTGGTGCAGGGCGTGGGGGGCGCGGCGGAGACGCGGCGCGCCACCTTCGCCCAGTTCCGCTCCACCGTGATGGCCGACCGGCCGCTGCACGTGCGCGACTACGGCGCCGCGGGCAATGGCACCACGGACGACACGGCCCCCTTCCAGGCGGCACTGAACGCGGCGGCCGGCGCCGGGGGCGGCGTCGTCCTGCTCGGCCCGCGCCGCTACCTCATCGACAGCGCGGAGCTGGTCATCCCGCCCAATGTCACGCTGCAGGGCGGCTGCGACCCGGGTGGGTGGCGCATCAACAACGACTACAGCGCCGTGCCCTACTCCATCATCCTGAACCCCGCGCGCACCATCCGCCTGCGGCGCAACTCGGCGCTGGAACAGGTGGCGGTCATCCGCAAGGGCTTCGTCCCCCCCTCCTCCGTGCGGGAGGCGCTGGACTGCGCGGCCGCCTTCGCCGGCACGGCCGTGAGCATCGGCGACGGCAGCACGGGCAGCAGCACGACCAACGCGACCGACGCCTCCGTCCGCAACCTGCTGATCATCGGCTTCACCTGGGGCGTGTACAGCAACGGCGCCAGCCGCACGCGCATCCGCGACGTGGTGGGGGACTGCACCAACGGCCTCTACCTCGGCCGGTCCTTCGATATCGGCCAGAACGAGCGCATCAACTGGCACCCGCTGGCCACAACGGGCCGGACCTTCGCCGCCACCACCTGGGCGGTCACGGGCTGCGCGAACAACGGCGCCGGCCTCGTGCGGCTGACCACGGGCGCGGCGCACGAGCTGCGGGCGGGGGACGTGGTGTTCGTCAGCGGGGTCGGCGGCGTGGCGGGGGCGAACGGGCGCTTCACCGTGGCGGCCGTGCCGAACGCCACCACGCTGGACCTGGCGGGCAGCGCCTTCGCCGGCGCCTATGCGGGCGGCGGCACCGTCAACCCCACGGTCAACCACCGGCGCGGCAAGGCCTTCTGGATCACTACCGCCGACATGCCGAACTTCGTGAACTGCTTCGAGTACGGGCACGACATCGGCTGGCACCTGGACGACGCGACGCATTCCGCGCAGTTCGTGAACTGCGGCGTGGACGGCGTGAACACCGATCCCGGCACGATCGGCGTGCAGATGACGGGGGTGTGCTACCGCAACAAGTGGTATGGCGGGTTCTGGTCCAGCAAGGGGCGGCCGCTCGTCGTCAACTCCCAGTCGGCGGACCAGAACGTCGTCGCGGGCGTGATGCTGCCGGCCGGCACCGGCAACTCCGTGGAGGTGATCGACGGCGCCCTGGTCCTGATGGGCTGCGACCTCTACGGCTCCGCCTATCTCTACGACGGCGCGGACAGCCTGCAGATCCTGGGCTGCGACATGAAGAACGCGACCGTCGCGGGGCAGAGCGTGGCGGCGATGCAGAAGGTGCAGATCTCCGGCACCCGCATGAGCAACGCGGTGGGCGTGGCGCGCAGCATCGGCGGGCAGTCCGAGCTGGCGGCCATCTCCGCCTCCGGCGCCATCGAGACCCGCCTCTCCGCCCGGGCGGACGGCGTGGTGGCGGTGCACCGGCGGGGCGGCTCCTCCGGCGCCATGCTGCGGCTGCACGGCAGCAGCGACGCGGCGGCGGCGGCGATCAGCGTGGCCGGGACGGACCTGTACCTGCAGGGCGACGCGGCGCTGAACCCGAACCCGAGCTATATCCTCGGCAATGCCGGCATGACGCAGCCGCTGACGCTGCGGCTGCGTCGCCTCTCGGCCAGCCCGGCGGCGAACGACCGCGTCTTCTCGCTGGAGGGCACCGGCCTGAACAGCGCCGCGGCCGAGGTGACCTTCGGGCGCGTGGCGACGGTGGCCGAGAGCGTGGCGGCGGGGGCGGAGGCCGGCGCCCTGGTCTTCGAGACTCGCGCCGGCGGCGCGGTCACGGAGCGGATGCGCATCGCCTCCTCCGGCGCGGTGACGCTGGGGGGCACGCTGACGCTGGCGGCCGACCCGGCCGCGCCGATGCAGGCGGCGACGCGGAACTACGTGGACAACAGCTACGTCGCCCGCCCCATGCCGATCGTGGTCACCGCCTCCGCCACCGTGCTGCACTTCGCCGGGTACAACGCGCGCATGGTGATCGCGAATCCCGGCGCCACGCTCTCGCTGGACTGGGCGGGCACGGGGAACGGCTTCGCCTGCATGGTGGTGAACCGGACGGGCGCGAACCTCGCGATCGCGATCGGCGGCTTCTCCGCCGGGATCGTCAACCCGGACGGCTACACGAAGGTCCGCGCGGGCGCCGTGGCGAGCCTGCTGGTCTACTCGCCGGATGGCGGGGCGACGAGGTTCTGCCAGCTGACGGGGGGAGGAGCCGCCTGATGATCGCGAACTCCCCGGTTGCCCACGCCTACGACGCGGGCGGACCGCTGGGGGTGGTTTCCGCCGACACGCTCATCGGCGGCGGCGCCCTCGGCCCGGGCGTCGCCTTCTCCCGCGCCTCCTCCGGCCGCGCGCTGGGGGCGGACGGGGCCACGCTGCAGGCGGTGGCCGCCGACATGCCGCGCTTCCACGGCACGGCGCGCCGCCTGCTGGTGGAGGGGCAGCGGCAGAACCTTCTCCTGTGGTCCCAGGACCTTGCCCAGGCGTCCTGGGCCGTGAGCAACGGCGCGGCCAAGTCCGCGACCGCCCTGGCCGCGCCGGACGGGACGGGCAGCGGGGCGACGATCGCCTTCGGTTCCCTCAGCCGGTCCCAGATGTCGCAATCGCTCGGCCTCGCCTCCGGGACCTACACGGCCTCGGTCTGGGCGAGGGAGGCCGGGGGCAGGCCGTTCCGCTTCAAGGCCTACACGCCGGACATGGGCGATGCCTACAGCCCCGACCTCGCGACGACGCCGGAGTGGCGGCGCTACAGCTTCACCTTCGCGGTCCCGTCCGCGCAGGCGGGCAACGTTGCCGTCGCCAACCGGGGGGCGGGTGGCGTCGGGTCCGTGGAGGTGTGGGGCGTGCAGCTCGAGCAGGGGGCCTTCGCCTCCAGCTACGTCCCGACGACCGGGGCTGCGGCCACGCGCGCGCCTGACCTGGCGAGCTACCCCCTCTCCTCCGCTCAGGCGCAAGCGGGGACGCTGGTGGGAACCTTCCTGCTGCCGGCCTTCGCCCCGCTCTCCCAGGGCCTGCTGCTGCTGGACGACGGCACCGCGGCCAACCGCCTCATCCTGTCCAGGAGCAGCGCCGCTTCGGCGGTCCGGATCGCGAGCGTTGCGGGGGGCGTCGCGGGGCCTGCCGCCGATGCCGGCCCCGTCAGCGCGGGCGTGCCGTTCAGGGCCGCCCTGACCTGGGACGGCAGCGGGGCGTCGGCGGCCGTGGCGGGAGGCGCCCCGGTCTCGGTCGCGGCGGGGCCTGCCGGCCTGAGCCGGCTGCTCATGGGCTACGCGGGCGCCAACCTCGCGGAGCCCATGTTCGGCGAGGTCGGCCCGCTCACGCTCTACCCCGTGCGCCTTCCCGACGCGCAGCTTCAGGCGCTCACCTCCAACTAGGGAGACCGGCATGACCGAGTACGTGGACCTGCGCTGGCACGGGCCGGCGGAGAGGATGGAGGCCGCGCTGGCGGGGCTGCCCCCGGCGGCCGTGCAGGTCGGCCCGCGCGAGCTGGACGGCATCGCCTACGTCCTCCGGCGGGATTGCGCGGCGTTGCACCTGCCGGATGGCCTGCCCAATGGCCTGGCGAGGACCGGCGACGAGCTCTCGGCCGCCATTCTCGGCGTGATCGCCTGACAGCCGGGGCCGTGCCCCTGCCGGGCGCGGCCCCAGGCGTGATCCCAGTCGTGATCCCAGGCACGGGGCCGGCGCGGTGCCGCGCCCCGCTTCCGCCCGCCGGCCGCCCTGGCCGGGCGGGCCCCACCTTCCACCGCGGAGACCCCCGATGTCCGACCTGACCGACTACGCCCGCAACCTCCTGGCCCGCGCGGTCTGCGCCCGCGCACCGGGCCTGCCCACCACCGTCTACGCCGCCCTGGGAACCGGCGGCACGGCGGCGGCGGGGCTGACGGGGGAGCCCGTGGGGGGCGGCTACGCCCGCCAGCGCGTGACCTTCACCGGCACTGGCGCCCAGAGCAACGCGGAGGCGCTGCGCTTCGTCTTCTCCGCCGCCGCGGGCACGCTGGGCCATGTGGGGCTCTACGACGCGGCCTCCGGCGGCAACCCGCTGCTCGTCTCGCCGCTCAACGCCGCCGTCGCGATGACGGGGGCGGGCACGGTGACGGTCGCGGCGGGCGGCCTCGTCGTGAACCCGAGCTGACGGGTCCGGGGGAGGGCCGTGCCCTCCCCACCCTTGACGTTTTGATGACACGGCCCGGCCGGGCCTTCCGCATGGCGGGCGAGGCCCGATGATGCGGCCCTGCCATGCCGTCCCGTTGCCGTCCGTGCCAGGGTTGAAGACGACCTCTTGGATCTGATCGCCACCCTTCTCGGCGGCCTCGGCCTCTTCCTCGCCGGGGTGCGCGGGCTCGGCTCCGCCCTGCAGGGAATGGCCGGGCGGCGGCTCCGCACGGCCGTCGCGCGCGCGACCCGGGGCGGGCTGAGCGCGGCCCTGACCGGCGCGGCGCTGGGCGCGCTGACGCAATCCTCCAACGCCGTCACCTTCGTCGCCGCCTCCATGGTGCAGGCGGGGCTGCTGCCGCTGGCGCGCGCCCTGCCCGTGGTGGCCTGGTGCAATCTGGGCACGGTGGTGCTGGTGCTGGCGGCCTCGCTGGACCTGCGGCTGGCGGCGCTGTGGCTCATCGGCGTCGCGGGCTGCGCCATCACCCTCGGGCGCCACGGCGGCGGGCGCTGGAAGGCGGCGCTGGAGGCGGCCTTCCAGCTCGGCCTCCTCTTCCTCGGCCTAGCCATCCTGAAATCGGGCGCCGCCCCGCTGCGCGAGGCGGGGGCGCTGCGCGAGGCGATGGAGCTGGCCGGCCACGCGCTGCTGCCGCCCTTCCTGCTCGGCACAATCGTCGCCCTCGTCGCGCAATCCTCCTCCACCGTCACCATCCTCGCCATCGCGCTCGCGGAGGTCGGGCTGCTGGACGGCGCCCAGGCCGGGATGGCCGTGTGCGGCGCCTCGCTCGGCTCCGGCCTCTCGGTCCTGCTGCTGGCTGGCGGGCTGCGCGGGGCGGCGCGGCGGCTGGCGACCTTCCAGGCACTGTTCAAGGCGGCCGGGGCGACGCTCCTCGCCATTCCCTTCATCGTCTGGCAGTTCCAGCCTGGGCTCCCCTTGCCATTCGCTGGCACCGACCTGCCGCACCGGCTGGGACTCCTCTTCGTCGCGCTGCAGCTCGTGCCGGCGCTGCTGCTGCCGCTTATCACCCCCTACCTGCCGAAGCTGCTCGAGCGCCTCTCCCCCACCACGCCGGAGGAGACGCTCTCCCAGCCGAAATTCCTCTACGACCAGGCGCTGGACGACGTGCCGACGGCGCTGGACCTCGCCGGGCAGGAGCAGGCGCGGCTCTTCGGCCGCCTGCCCTGGCTGCTGGACGGCGTGCGGGAGGAGGGGCGCGGCGGGGCGGACCGCGCCACGGTGTCGGCGGCGGGCGACGCGGTGGAGCGGCGGATTGCGGCCTTCCTGGAGGAGGCGCTGGCGCGCTGCCCGCGCCAGGAGCTGGGCCGCGCCGTGGCGCTGCAGA
This genomic window from Pararoseomonas sp. SCSIO 73927 contains:
- a CDS encoding glycosyl hydrolase family 28-related protein, encoding MPDSKISDLPAATSFADTDITPVVQGVGGAAETRRATFAQFRSTVMADRPLHVRDYGAAGNGTTDDTAPFQAALNAAAGAGGGVVLLGPRRYLIDSAELVIPPNVTLQGGCDPGGWRINNDYSAVPYSIILNPARTIRLRRNSALEQVAVIRKGFVPPSSVREALDCAAAFAGTAVSIGDGSTGSSTTNATDASVRNLLIIGFTWGVYSNGASRTRIRDVVGDCTNGLYLGRSFDIGQNERINWHPLATTGRTFAATTWAVTGCANNGAGLVRLTTGAAHELRAGDVVFVSGVGGVAGANGRFTVAAVPNATTLDLAGSAFAGAYAGGGTVNPTVNHRRGKAFWITTADMPNFVNCFEYGHDIGWHLDDATHSAQFVNCGVDGVNTDPGTIGVQMTGVCYRNKWYGGFWSSKGRPLVVNSQSADQNVVAGVMLPAGTGNSVEVIDGALVLMGCDLYGSAYLYDGADSLQILGCDMKNATVAGQSVAAMQKVQISGTRMSNAVGVARSIGGQSELAAISASGAIETRLSARADGVVAVHRRGGSSGAMLRLHGSSDAAAAAISVAGTDLYLQGDAALNPNPSYILGNAGMTQPLTLRLRRLSASPAANDRVFSLEGTGLNSAAAEVTFGRVATVAESVAAGAEAGALVFETRAGGAVTERMRIASSGAVTLGGTLTLAADPAAPMQAATRNYVDNSYVARPMPIVVTASATVLHFAGYNARMVIANPGATLSLDWAGTGNGFACMVVNRTGANLAIAIGGFSAGIVNPDGYTKVRAGAVASLLVYSPDGGATRFCQLTGGGAA
- a CDS encoding Na/Pi symporter; amino-acid sequence: MDLIATLLGGLGLFLAGVRGLGSALQGMAGRRLRTAVARATRGGLSAALTGAALGALTQSSNAVTFVAASMVQAGLLPLARALPVVAWCNLGTVVLVLAASLDLRLAALWLIGVAGCAITLGRHGGGRWKAALEAAFQLGLLFLGLAILKSGAAPLREAGALREAMELAGHALLPPFLLGTIVALVAQSSSTVTILAIALAEVGLLDGAQAGMAVCGASLGSGLSVLLLAGGLRGAARRLATFQALFKAAGATLLAIPFIVWQFQPGLPLPFAGTDLPHRLGLLFVALQLVPALLLPLITPYLPKLLERLSPTTPEETLSQPKFLYDQALDDVPTALDLAGQEQARLFGRLPWLLDGVREEGRGGADRATVSAAGDAVERRIAAFLEEALARCPRQELGRAVALQNLNGVLAPLREAADGLAVALEAASRREAGDPVQALAAPLAEALHLLLTELHEAALSGDPTDAGTLAELAADRSAMMDGLRRRIARAGADLPPEGVDLLFRVTALFERAVWLIRRGALLLPPARGGWAVPAGAEEAA